The following are from one region of the Spirochaetota bacterium genome:
- a CDS encoding type II toxin-antitoxin system HicB family antitoxin, translating to MSNKISVVIEKDDFGYYAYCPELVGCQTQGDSLDDALANIKEAVDAYVATLSEEEKKEILSKEILTASIEVALA from the coding sequence ATGTCCAATAAAATATCTGTCGTAATTGAAAAAGATGATTTCGGATACTACGCCTACTGTCCCGAACTTGTGGGCTGTCAGACACAGGGCGATTCCCTCGACGATGCCCTTGCAAATATCAAGGAAGCAGTGGATGCATACGTTGCGACATTGTCCGAGGAGGAGAAGAAGGAGATTCTCAGCAAGGAAATCCTGACAGCCAGCATTGAGGTAGCCCTTGCCTAA